The nucleotide sequence atcctactatatatatatgggaaggttcatttgagaagaaaattttattaagaataaaaagaacaaaagggtacaattgtaaaacattaaatagttttttttctcatctcatttattattatgtttgactaattaattagtcattaaaaccatcatcctccacactaaaaatttttgcctacacacatcaaaagttatcctacacatttcgaaatttatcctacacatattgaaatttatcctacacaactcgtaatttatcctacacgcctcgtatttatcctacactataaatgaatttttatttttatttttgagaaaaatatacatcttaaaaataagttacaaatttaatatagttagttattaaagatgaaactaccaattaatgatgtatgtaagtttaccaatatacccttatagttacattaagtacaaatattaaaggaagtctaatgaagcattcctattggttgaaatttcttcttttttcttcttacaaaaaatttcttctcatttgaactctccactatatatatatatatatatatatatatatatatatatatatatatatatatatatatataggggcttatgcgagaaccacccttattgtgagaaccttgagaaccaatgtgaacacaacctaaaatagctaaaaaaaacctaaccccccccccccaaagctaaatgctaaaaactaaaaccccccaaaaaacctaaaaaaaaacctaaacccccccccccccctagctaaaatgctaaaaactaaacccccaaaaaacctaaaacaatctaaaaaaaatctaaaaaaataaaaaaaaatctatttttttaatattttttatgctcaaatcgctacttttagtggccaaaaaaaatatttaaaaaaaaaaaacattttttaaaaattttttttggcttcgaaaagtagcgatttttatataaaaaatattaaaaaaatttgtgtgatttttagctatttttaggcatttttggttgtgttcacattgtttCTCGCGGCTCttgcaataagaggtggttctcgcatgatcttctccctatatatatatatatataggggaccgctaaaatgagaaccacctcgagttgtaagaaccgtgagaattACACCGTACGCGGCGAGGtgtaccaaatttttttttcataaacgtagatgcgtttattataaacacatttgtgaaaaaaaaattcaaaaaaaaaatgtcgtgtgtgtagttttgagcaccacaagtttgtgtttacgggtaccgtaaatcttaccggaaaatttacggtacccgtaaacacaaacttgtggtgctcaaaactacacacacgacattttttttttttgattttttttacaaatgtgtttataatacacgcatctacgtttatgaaaaaaaaatttggtccaactcgccccggatcaagtagttctcacggttcttacaactggaggtggttcttattttagcgcaattctatatatatatatatatatatatatatatatatatatataggccggttaacgtacaatacctcTTATCCTACATTATGTACGCGATGCCCTCAGCCGTACGATCTTCAATCGATCAAACGCGAGCGAAACtaattaaaatgattaaattaatcattttaatatatctaaatcataccaggaGGGTTAAACGTCATTGCGAGGTCACAAATCTCTGTAATTGACCGACGATAgttcaaaatcaaaccctaaatcaaattcaaaaacctgaaaatctTCTTCCCCAACCTCCCTTCGTTCCTTTTAGTGTGATATCGATAATAAGAACTACTAATTTGGGAGTTGTAAGGGTCAAATGGAAGAAGACTGACAATGATCGACCAACAATCGAAGAAGATGAACGGTAACACACACAGagatttttcacatgcgatattcaattttccacatgcgattcttcACAcaccatgccatttttcacattaccccatgctagccattttttcacatgcgattttcaattttccacatgcgattctacacaccccatgccatttttcacattaccccatgccattttttcacatgcgatattcaattttcagcatgcgattctacacaccccatgccatttttcacattaccccatgccattttttcacatgcgatattcaattttacacctgcgattctacacaccccatgctatttttcacattaccccatgctagccattttttcacatgcgatattcaatcttccacatgcgattctacacaccctatgccattttttcacattaccccatgccattttttcacatgcgatattcaaatcttccacatgcgattttgtccatctacacaccccatgccatttttcacactaccccatgctaaccattttttcacatgcgatatgtattgaattcgcaccagatctgcacctgatcgaacggctgggatgatcgcgtacgtatcgtacgataagcgcatttgtattttactctttacctatatatatatctatactactttaataaggatATAGGAAGGACAGAATGGTAATTCGACAAGGTGTTGAAAACACCctcaatgcacaatgtacaagtcttAAGGCACCAAGAAACACAAATAAATTACCCTTCCACTGGTTCATCTTCAGCCGTCCATTTTCTTTCATGTCTTCACACGGATCATGATCTAACGGATGATGTTGTTTTCACACGGATCCACCTTTCCCCTTCCTtatctctcatctctctcacaaCTCACATCTCACCcgtctctctctctttctctggCGATTCCAGATCCAGATCTGGATCTAGGGTTTCTCTGCTATCTCTCTCGCGATCCAAGCTATTCTTTTTGGTTGTTATTTGATGAATTTATGATGAAGGTGTGTTTAGGAGAGCAAATTCTTGAAGTTTTTAGGGCAATGGCGATTTAAGCCGATTGGATCATGTGGTACCGATGCTGATATGCATTGTACCGTCTCTCATTCAATCTGCAAACTCGAGGTCAACTGGTAACTCTGAATCAACTATCTATTTCTTTACTCTTTGATGTTTAATTATTGTTTCTTTACCGATTACATCTAAAGTTCAGACAATTacaaattttttatatatataatcaacTATCAACtatctttttttatatatataatcaaaGGATTAAAAGTGAGGCCCTAAACATTAAAATCTCTACATGATTTGCGTACAGGGCTGGGAATTTGGTTGGATCAAGTACCGGAGCTGAAGTAATCAGTGGCGTGTCCTCTTCCAGACCAGTTAAATTGGCAGATCTTCAAAGAATTCTAAGCAATATTGGACCCTCAGGTATGTCATAAAGTTGTTAATGTAactctttttgttttgttttgtttttttttttttgcttatcATTCTGAACGGATATCTTTACTTGAATGATGTTCAGGGGAGGCAGCAGATCCCGATGGAGGTAGTGTTGATTAAAGTTCTTACGTAATTGTTATATAATTACTTTCGCATGTGGAAATGAAATTTAAACATctataatttgttacaattgatTAATGTTTACCTTCTCAATGATCTGCCTTAATTCTGATTTAGTTATTGTGAAATTTTGTTTATAGGTTTAGGATTGGGTGATATCCTGAAGCCTGAACTTCTATTGCCATTGATGGAGACATTGTCACTCGAGAACGTAGCATCTCATTTACCTGAGGTAACACAATCTTGACCCGTTTACATATAACTGGGCCGTGTTACATCTCAAATGGGTCAAGTAAAAATTTTCTTTTAGCAAGAACAGGAATGAGTCAAATGGGTTGGAACTCGGCTCAGTAAAATATTCTTTTTCAACCATAATTAATGCATCAACTATTTATAGAAAATGAAAAGAATGTTTGTGGGTCAACCCGACCCGTCCATTCTAACCTGTAATAAAACTTGTCAGGTTACTGCAGGGTGAATGGACACGAGTGTCCAATTAATGGAGTTGCTGCAAAGTCCTCCTTTTCGTCAACAAGTTGACTCTTTTACCTATGTGAGGATCCGCACGTCATCTCCTTGCTGCTTTTTTTCTGCAATTTTTTTACAATTGGTATTTTAAGTTGTTTGTGAACCGTGATCTGTGCAGGTTTGAAGACTGGTCAAATAGATCTGACTCAATTTGGAGTTGACCCAAGTAAATGTAAGCACTACAATTTACATTCCGTTGTtcataattataaaaaaaacatgGTTTCCGTAATATCTTGTATAACAAACGGTTTAGTTGTTTTATGTAATGAATAATAAACTTCAACGATTTCTCTTTTAGTGGTTTTTTGCATCTATTTTACCTTTTTAGGtgttgaggtttttttttttttttggttttattgcTAACTGTGTTATAAAATATGAATGGTTTGTGTTTACAGACAAATTCATGGGCCTATATTTTCTTGAGGCTCTTAAAGATTCTGTTGCAAAAACATCGGATACTGATGATCCAATGCAAGATGCTGGTGATTCAAGATCTCAGACTTGTAATCAAACTGATGAAATGGATGAAGGTCAATAACAAAATTTGATTCGGCAGTTTGTTTTGTTCTCAGTGAGAGACATAACATTACAGATTTGTGGATACTGCAAGTGTTCCTTTATTACCTTTACAGCTAAAGATGGGATGGTGGATGGCAACGTGCTGCGATGGCTGCAATGGTGGATGGCAACGGTGCTCCGAGCAGCCTCATAGTCGATCCATGGCCAATAGTAAGTTTTTATTGCTTTGAGACAAACTTAAAAAACCATTGCAAATGGTGATGTTGAATTTTTTTTAGTGCTTTTGTAGATTACAAGAGGATAATCGGTATGTCAAAGTTTCCATTAACCAACACAAGCAACTTTCTTCTGGAATTCTCATCCATCACGAATAACTGGTGATTCCATTAAAAACATCCTACTAAGCTTAAACCCAAGCACAACAACATTATATCCAAAATAAAAACACGACCAAAGCTCAAGTCAGTTGACTTTTCAAAGTTGACCAGTCCATtgattttgtgaaaaaaaaaaattggtctttGGTAAGTCTATTTTGctgtatattattttttatttaaatcgaATGAAGGACTAATTTGCTTGCTTAGCTGAGTGATTTAAAGGTCGAACTCACACCTCTCCGTCTCGCTAAAGTCGCCGGTAATGCTCCCAGCAAGTTCTATAAAATGTAAGCCAATTTACTTTTACACCCACTCAAAGTATGATATTGCTTTGTAGGAATAATTATCTAATTTAACAGCTTCTATGCACTTAAGTGTTTAAATAACGGATTGCTTTTTCGACATTTGGTTTTCTGCTTTGTATTGTTTCAAATAATGTTTAATGATATGGATTATGATATTTGTTACTTTTTAACTAATTTAGAACTTCCGATTCAGTGTACTCCATCCTTCCCTCTCGGCACATACATTTGGTAACTGGATTGTTTGGCGTGGATTTGGTTATCAACATCTGAGATCTGTAGTCCCTTGACGGCGTGTACCGTATGGAAGGTACGGTTGACTTACTTTTGCTATAtgtttattgtatttttttttttttgtaattttatgCAAAAAAAAGTTGTTATGTGATGTGTTTACATCCGCTTCGATTGATTTCTTTAGGTTCAAAAATATATTTGGTCACAACTCACAATAAAGCTGGAATTCAAAGGGGAAGTGGCGGTCTGTTCGCTGAAGTGGAAGAGATTTATCACTACAGCCAAGAGGGTAGACCTGACTGATGTGGGCATTGTTGGCGGTCTGTTCGCTGAAATGGAAGAGAAGGACAAGGGGCTTCCAATTCTTTGTATATGGGTCGAGCCAAGGGACTTCCAAATTCTTTGTTTACGTCAAGCagagttttatttttttaaatttttttattttggtgACTTACAAATATATCTTAAGAAATTTGGATTTTAGATTTACTTTTCAAGTTTTACAGATGACAGTGCGAGATGCTCTGAACTCTGCTCTTAATGAGGAAATGGCTGCTGATCCCAATGTTTTTGTTATGGACGAAGAGGTAAAATTA is from Helianthus annuus cultivar XRQ/B chromosome 9, HanXRQr2.0-SUNRISE, whole genome shotgun sequence and encodes:
- the LOC110877639 gene encoding uncharacterized protein LOC110877639 — protein: MWALLAVCSLKWKRRTRGFQFFVYGSSQGTSKFFVYVKQSFIFLNFFILVTYKYILRNLDFRFTFQVLQMTVRDALNSALNEEMAADPNVFVMDEEVGEYQGAYKWQNRLVKSGSFTHSYPFCWRSDTPLIYRSLPSCYGGCCFVNGPAHDAIQE